A DNA window from Hydrogenophaga taeniospiralis contains the following coding sequences:
- a CDS encoding DUF3025 domain-containing protein, giving the protein MNPGLAHIDWRAPWLAPCRALGEPLAQQVVTGHCGRAALNVAGTAPVRFVPQADLPPGMAYEQFIHDTGCVPTRDGLHDFFNGLCWMRFPRTKRLLNRLQAAEIQAAGVGPVRGPVRDALTLFDENAALLQAPDALWDALLARDWQRLFVDLRPLWAQARLDLFGHALLEKLVAPYKSITAHVYRAPVPTGLGGDTAGWDAWLEGRLSAAELGTKPFTPLPVLGVPGWWPANEDPAFYTDAAVFRPARVSA; this is encoded by the coding sequence ATGAACCCCGGGCTGGCCCACATCGACTGGCGGGCGCCCTGGCTGGCGCCGTGCCGGGCGCTGGGCGAACCCCTGGCGCAGCAGGTGGTCACCGGGCACTGTGGCCGCGCGGCGCTCAACGTGGCCGGTACGGCTCCGGTGCGTTTCGTGCCCCAGGCCGATCTGCCCCCCGGCATGGCCTACGAGCAGTTCATCCACGACACCGGCTGCGTGCCCACGCGCGACGGCCTGCACGACTTCTTCAACGGCCTGTGCTGGATGCGTTTCCCGCGCACCAAGCGCCTGCTCAACCGCCTGCAGGCGGCCGAAATTCAGGCCGCTGGCGTAGGCCCGGTGCGCGGGCCGGTGCGCGACGCTCTCACCCTGTTCGACGAAAACGCCGCGCTGCTGCAGGCACCCGATGCGCTCTGGGACGCGCTGCTGGCGCGCGACTGGCAGCGCCTGTTCGTCGACCTGCGGCCGCTCTGGGCGCAGGCGCGGCTGGACCTGTTCGGCCACGCCCTGCTGGAGAAACTGGTGGCGCCCTACAAGTCCATCACCGCCCACGTCTACCGTGCGCCCGTGCCCACCGGGCTGGGCGGCGACACGGCCGGCTGGGACGCCTGGCTGGAGGGCCGCCTGAGCGCCGCCGAACTGGGCACCAAGCCCTTCACGCCGCTGCCGGTGCTGGGCGTGCCCGGCTGGTGGCCCGCGAACGAAGACCCCGCGTTCTACACCGATGCCGCCGTGTTCCGGCCCGCGCGCGTGAGCGCCTGA